In Labilibaculum sp. DW002, the genomic window TGGATGTGTGCCAATTGGTGTTAAATCGTGTTTCATGGCAAGCAACACATTGCTAGTTCCGTTGAGATATTTGCCCATCTGTTCTTTCAAAATCTCCACCACTCTATTTTGTACTTCGAACGAGAAACGACGACGTGTTCCAAATTCTGAAATTTCTGCACCTATGGCTTTAAACTCTTTCGCTTTAGCGATTGCTGTAGCTTGGAAATCGTTAGCCTTTTGATTGGTGAGTTTGAAGTAAAGCTCTGATATAACAGCCATTAGTGGCACTTCCCAAAGAACTGTTCGGTACCAAAGTCCTACTATCTCTACCTCTAAATCGCCACCATTTTGTTTTATGATTACTTCGTTTGGATTAAACCGATAGCCTTTCAAGAGATCAACAAATACCGAATCGAAATAATAACATTTCTTCCGTAAGAAAGCCTCGCCCTCGGCCGTAAGTACAAGATCACTCATCGCATCCACCTCTTTTCTCAGCTCTTCGGCAAATCCATTAGGAAAATCCGTTTTGCCTCTGTTAATGAATTTATAGAGCACTTCGGCGTTAGGAAATTTCTTTTGTATAGCGTTCATGGTGGTGAACTTGTACAAGTCGTTGTCTAATAAATCGCGTATAATCATCTTTCAGAGTATTAAAGGGTTATTATATTTCGAAATTAAAGCCTGTATTTGATAGTTGCTGGTACTTGCCTTCATCGAAGCTATACAGATTAGCACCTTTATGAGGTTGACCTTTTATGGATTCGTTGTGATCAATTAGCAAGCCAGTAGCAAGAATCTTCTTTCTAAAGTTGCGCCTGTCTAATTTAATTTCGAGAACTGTTTCATATAAGTTCTGAAGTTCAGGAATTGTGAATCTTTCAGGAAGCAACTCAAAACCTAATGGCTGATACCTGATTTTTCCGCGAAGACGA contains:
- the pncB gene encoding nicotinate phosphoribosyltransferase, which translates into the protein MIIRDLLDNDLYKFTTMNAIQKKFPNAEVLYKFINRGKTDFPNGFAEELRKEVDAMSDLVLTAEGEAFLRKKCYYFDSVFVDLLKGYRFNPNEVIIKQNGGDLEVEIVGLWYRTVLWEVPLMAVISELYFKLTNQKANDFQATAIAKAKEFKAIGAEISEFGTRRRFSFEVQNRVVEILKEQMGKYLNGTSNVLLAMKHDLTPIGTHPHEWFMYHGAHYGYRMANAIGLENWVDVYQGSLGIALTDTFTTDNFFQSFKPKYAKLFDGVRWDSGDALLFTDKTLQHYEKSRVDAKSKTIVYSDGLDLEKVKEIKKYVNERIHDVYGIGTYLSNDTGVKPLNMVIKLFTAKPEGYSKHIPTVKLSDVSGKHTGEQEEVELCERILKKH